Part of the Candidatus Krumholzibacteriota bacterium genome is shown below.
GTTACCGGCTACAAAATATGGCAGCACGAACTGGAATGGCTGGAATGTAAAGCATCCCGCCAAGGGTATCTCTTCTTTGGAGCGCCCAACGAGCGTTCTACCGCCGTTCCACCGCGTGATTTCTATATCTATTTCATCCAGCCCTTTGAAACGCCGAAGTTTAAGGATAAAAAAAAAGCAGATGAAGTATTTCTGCATTTGAAAAACCCGGGCGATGAGTTCCGTACCACACTCAGCAATTACGCTGCAGCGCTCGATCTTGCATCCACTTCTTCAGGGCATGCCAAATCTACCTATGAATCTAAATCATCGAATTTCGTGCGCGATCTGGTGCAGTGGCTGCAGAAGCATATGACAGACGCATTTGAAGTGACCTATCAGGGACGCAGCAAAACCATCACTGAGTGGAACAAAGGCAAATCTATACGCGAACTTTCTGGTATCGCCTCACACGAGCGGCTCAACTTCCGTGATTTAATAAACACAGTGGCGGGCGTATGCCTCGCCCCGAATTTTAAGGAACAGGCGCCTGAGTATCCGCATTTTTCAGTTCTCATTACCAGCGACAACAGGGCACAAGCTGCTCAGGATGCACTCCGTTTCATAGCGGGTCAAAAAGCCACAAAACAGGGTACGGCTGTTCTTGACGCATTGGAGCTTCTTGATGGTGAACGTCTCGATCCCTATAAATCAAAGTATGTCAAGTATATCCTCGGGTTGCTCAAGAAGAAGGGTCGTGGTCAGGTAATCAATCGTTCGGAATTGATCCAGGATGTATTTAGTGTAGAATACCTCGCCCCACAGACCCTGAGGCTCGAACCGGAGTGGGCTGTCGTAATTCTAGCCGTACTGGTTTATACCGGCGATTTGGTGTTGGTTATCCCGGGCAAAAAGTTTGATGCAACGGAGCTTCCTAAACTCGCCGGAACCAAAGTGGAGGATCTGGCTCAGTTCAAACACATCAAGCAACCAAAGGATTGGAATTTACCAGCGTTAAAGACATTGTTCGAACTACTTGATCTTACACCCGGTATGGCCCGGCTGATCTCACAGGGGAAAGGGGAACCAGTACAGCAGCTTCAGAAAGCAATTACGCAAAGGGTAGAGAAACTGGTTCGTATCAGACAGAATTTGCAGGATGGTATACCGTTCTGGGGAAGCAAGTTGTTTGAAGAAAAGGAGTCACAAAAAATTTTAACCCGGCTGGATAAAACGAAGGATTTTCTGGAATCCATGCAGGCTTATTCCTCTCCGGGCAAGCTTAAGAATTTTCGCTACGATACAAAAGAAGTCAAAAACCACCGGGATGGAATTAAAACCCTAAAAGAGATCGAATCGCTTCAGGAATTGGTAAAGGACTTGGGGGGCACTGCTTTCTATCTGTCAACAGCTGAAGCGGTCTTACCATCTGATTATGAGTGGACAGACAAGATAAAAACTGCCAGGAAGGATGTTTTAGAAAAAATTATCGATCCGAAAAAGCGCGATGCAACGAATTTTCGCCAGAATATGATGCGCAAACTCACCAAACTAAAGAAGGAATATCATAAAATATACCTGACAATGCACACCAAGGCACGGCTGGGGGTGAATTACGATAAACGCAAAACTCGCCTGACGAAGGACGAACGGCTCAAAGTATTGCAGAAACTATCGACTATTGATCTGATGCCGCGTCAGCATCTGAGCGATTTCCAGAACCGACTTGCAGGTCTGAAGAGTTGTTTTGCTTTTACAGAGCAGGACCTCGATGTTTCTCCAGTTTGTCCGCACTGCGACTACAGGCCTGGAGAAGAAATACCAGCGGTACCTGCCGAAAACTTGATCGACGAACTTGATGATGTGCTCGATAAACTTGTTAATGACTGGATTCGAACGCTTCTTAACAACATGGAGGATCCCACTACAAAGGAACATTTGGAACTGCTTAAGCCCAAACAAAAGAAATTGGTAAAAGGTTTTATCAAAAGCAGGGAGCTGCCGGAGGATATGGATCAGGTTTTCATTAATGCGCTAAGGGAAGTACTCTCAGGATTGGTGAAGGTGTCGGTAAAAACAGCTGATATACGAGAAGCGCTCCTGGTAGGAGGTTCTCCCGCCACACTGCAAGAGATGAAAAAACGGTTTGAGCACTACATCGACGAGCTTTCCAAGGGAAAGGAACCCGGCAAGGTGCGGGTTGTATTGGAGTAGGGATTTATTATATGAAAAAAAAATCAAAGAAATCAATAGAATCTGAAGGTAACCTTTTTAGTCGTGTTGTAACTATTTTGGAGCAGGCGCGAACAAATGTTATTCGCACAGTTAATAACGAAATGGTGCTTGCATACTGGCAAATCGGACGAGAGATTGTCCAGTCAGTGCAGAGCGGTGATAAACGTGCTGGATATGGAAAGCAAGTTATTAAAGAGCTTTCTAAAGAGTTGAATAAAAAATACGGCAAGGGATTCTCTACAACAAATTTATGGTATTTTAGACAGTTCTATCTGGTGTATTCAGATCGGGAACCCAGGATTCGCCACAAGGCGTGTGGAGAATTGAATTCTGGAGAAAAACTCCACAAGGCTTGTGGAGTTTCAAATGATTTAAGTATGGTTGTTGAAAAATGCGAAGATATCAAAGGATTTTCCCCTCTCTTAAGCTGGTCGCATTATCGTACATTAAGTAAAGTTGAGCAAAAGAATGAACGCCTCTTTTACGAGATTGAGGCCGAAAAAGAAGGTTGGAGCGTTCCTGCCCTGCAACGCCAAATAGACTCCTTCCTTTTCCCTCGGCTTTTGAAAAGTAGGGATAAAGACGGAGTTATGGAGTTGGTAGAAAAAGGACAATTAATAAAAACTCCGAGTGACAGCATAAAAGATCCTTATATCCTTGATTTTCTTGGTCTGCCTGATTTTAAGCAAATACACGAATCAAAACTGGAAACTGCGATTATTGACAATCTACAATCATTCCTTCTGGAATTAGGTAAAGGATTTGCATTTGTTGCCCGGCAAAAACGTCTCCAGTACGAGGATGAATATTTCTATATTGATCTTGTTTTTTATAACTGCATTTTGAAGTGCTATCTTCTAATTGACCTGAAGATAGGTAAGTTGACACATCAGGATATCGGTCAGATGGACAGCTATATCCGGATGTACGATGATAAATATTTTACAGAGGGTGATAATCCATCAATAGGTCTTATTCTTTGCGCAAAGAAAAACGAAACCATCGCCCGCTATTCGGTACTAAAAGACAGCAAACAGCTCTTCGCATCCAAATATATGCTCTGTCTGCCTACAGAGGAAGAGCTGCAGCAGGAATTGGAGCGGGAACGGATACTAATTGAAAAGCTTCAATCCGAAGGAAAAGATGATCACGAATGAAAAGGTATAAATTATCCACGACTGTTATTTGTGTTTATTCGAATCCATTAATGGCCGAAGGGGTTATTTGTGATGAGTAGATCAAAAGAAAACAATAAACAGAAACCATTATTTAAGACAAAAATTGTCCCCGGCAAACCAGGTTCACAGAATCTATTTGAAGAGGAATTTATCCGTGATGAGGGACTCGTGGAA
Proteins encoded:
- a CDS encoding DUF6079 family protein produces the protein MKYGDLIQFEPIESVVQLRDADGAVAARQLVSTYVISDEMADKFSNIVIPQLQFEKPIDNKGLLVVGNYGAGKSHLMSVISALAENPDLASSINDAKVAAAASRISGKFKVVRTEIGATTMSLRDIIVAELEEHLGEMDINYNFPSADDVVNNKSSFEEMMAAFHQKYPDNGLLLVVDELLDYLRTRKDQELILDLNFLREIGEVCKDLRFRFIAGVQEAIFDSPRFSFVSDSIRRVKDRFEQILIASKDVKFVVAERLLKKTAEQQNKIQEYLTPYAKLYGHMNERMNEFVRLFPVHPDYIDTFERVTSVEKRQVLKTLSMAMKKRLSDDIPKDRPGLIAYDTYWNRLCENPSFRSVPDIKAVIDCSRVLESRIEQAFTRPPYKPMAIRLIHALSVHRLTTGDIHATLGATPKELRDALCLYQPEIEDLGGDPADDLLSHVETVLREIHKTVSGQFISVNPANQQFYLDLKKTDDFDALIEKRAESLDISQLDRYYYAALRIVMECADRTYVTGYKIWQHELEWLECKASRQGYLFFGAPNERSTAVPPRDFYIYFIQPFETPKFKDKKKADEVFLHLKNPGDEFRTTLSNYAAALDLASTSSGHAKSTYESKSSNFVRDLVQWLQKHMTDAFEVTYQGRSKTITEWNKGKSIRELSGIASHERLNFRDLINTVAGVCLAPNFKEQAPEYPHFSVLITSDNRAQAAQDALRFIAGQKATKQGTAVLDALELLDGERLDPYKSKYVKYILGLLKKKGRGQVINRSELIQDVFSVEYLAPQTLRLEPEWAVVILAVLVYTGDLVLVIPGKKFDATELPKLAGTKVEDLAQFKHIKQPKDWNLPALKTLFELLDLTPGMARLISQGKGEPVQQLQKAITQRVEKLVRIRQNLQDGIPFWGSKLFEEKESQKILTRLDKTKDFLESMQAYSSPGKLKNFRYDTKEVKNHRDGIKTLKEIESLQELVKDLGGTAFYLSTAEAVLPSDYEWTDKIKTARKDVLEKIIDPKKRDATNFRQNMMRKLTKLKKEYHKIYLTMHTKARLGVNYDKRKTRLTKDERLKVLQKLSTIDLMPRQHLSDFQNRLAGLKSCFAFTEQDLDVSPVCPHCDYRPGEEIPAVPAENLIDELDDVLDKLVNDWIRTLLNNMEDPTTKEHLELLKPKQKKLVKGFIKSRELPEDMDQVFINALREVLSGLVKVSVKTADIREALLVGGSPATLQEMKKRFEHYIDELSKGKEPGKVRVVLE
- a CDS encoding PDDEXK nuclease domain-containing protein — translated: MKKKSKKSIESEGNLFSRVVTILEQARTNVIRTVNNEMVLAYWQIGREIVQSVQSGDKRAGYGKQVIKELSKELNKKYGKGFSTTNLWYFRQFYLVYSDREPRIRHKACGELNSGEKLHKACGVSNDLSMVVEKCEDIKGFSPLLSWSHYRTLSKVEQKNERLFYEIEAEKEGWSVPALQRQIDSFLFPRLLKSRDKDGVMELVEKGQLIKTPSDSIKDPYILDFLGLPDFKQIHESKLETAIIDNLQSFLLELGKGFAFVARQKRLQYEDEYFYIDLVFYNCILKCYLLIDLKIGKLTHQDIGQMDSYIRMYDDKYFTEGDNPSIGLILCAKKNETIARYSVLKDSKQLFASKYMLCLPTEEELQQELERERILIEKLQSEGKDDHE